One window of Micropterus dolomieu isolate WLL.071019.BEF.003 ecotype Adirondacks linkage group LG13, ASM2129224v1, whole genome shotgun sequence genomic DNA carries:
- the LOC123982117 gene encoding PR domain zinc finger protein 12-like encodes MGSVLPADALALKSGFKCPSRSLSDVITSDILHSFLYGRWRNVLGEHLAEERQSGSSPKTAFTAEVLAQSFAGEVQKLSSLVLPTEVIIAQSSIPGEGLGIFSKTWIKAGTEMGPFTGRVLSPEHVDLLKNNNLMWEVFNEDGTVRYFIDASQEDQRSWMTYIKCARNEQEQNLEVVQIGSSIFYKAVETIPPDQELLVWYGNTHNTFLGIPGVPGADEEQQKKSRNDESHSCDGPSACSPPSSITAGRMRCVICHRGFNSRSNLRSHMRIHTLDKPFVCRFCNRRFSQSSTLRNHVRLHTGERPYKCHVCQSAYSQLAGLRAHQKSARHKPAAHAADVQSQVSPPTSQITAMPHQHQMPLVHHIPTMVL; translated from the exons ATGGGCTCCGTACTACCCGCAGACGCTTTGGCTCTCAAGTCTGGATTTAAGTGTCCGAGCCGCTCGCTGTCAGACGTGATCACCTCGGACATCCTGCACAGCTTCTTGTACGGCAGGTGGAGGAACGTGCTGGGCGAACACCTGGCGGAGGAGCGGCAGAGCGGCAGCAGCCCCAAGACCGCCTTCACCGCTGAGGTGCTGGCTCAGTCCTTCGCTGGAG AGGTGCAGAAGCTGTCCAGCCTTGTGCTGCCCACTGAAGTGATCATCGCCCAAAGCTCCATCCCTGGAGAAGGCCTGGGCATCTTCTCAAAGACTTGGATCAAAGCAGGAACCGAGATGGGCCCTTTCACAGGGAGGGTCCTGTCCCCTGAACACGTGGACCTGCTCAAGAATAACAACCTCATGTGGGAG GTGTTCAACGAAGACGGCACGGTCCGCTACTTCATCGATGCCAGCCAGGAGGATCAGCGCAGCTGGATGACTTACATCAAGTGCGCCCGGAATGAACAGGAGCAAAACCTGGAAGTGGTGCAGATCGGCAGCAGTATCTTCTACAAGGCGGTGGAG ACCATCCCACCAGACCAGGAGCTTCTTGTCTGGTATGGAAACACCCACAACACATTCCTGGGAATCCCCGGAGTTCCAGGAGCAGATgaagaacagcagaagaaaAGCAGGAATG ACGAGTCCCACTCCTGTGACGGCCCTTCCGCCTGCTCCCCACCCTCCTCCATCACGGCCGGTCGGATGCGCTGCGTCATCTGTCATCGCGGCTTCAACTCCCGCAGCAACCTGCGCTCCCACATGCGCATCCACACTCTGGACAAGCCCTTCGTCTGCCGCTTCTGCAACCGCCGTTTCAGCCAGTCGTCCACGCTCCGAAACCACGTCCGCTTGCACACCGGCGAACGGCCCTACAAGTGTCACGTCTGTCAGAGCGCCTACTCGCAGCTTGCGGGCCTGAGGGCGCACCAGAAGAGCGCACGGCACAAACCGGCGGCGCACGCCGCCGACGTGCAATCCCAAGTGTCCCCTCCTACTTCACAGATCACAGCCATGCCCCACCAGCACCAGATGCCCCTGGTGCACCACATTCCCACCATGGTGCTATGA